A single genomic interval of Musa acuminata AAA Group cultivar baxijiao chromosome BXJ3-4, Cavendish_Baxijiao_AAA, whole genome shotgun sequence harbors:
- the LOC135635435 gene encoding probable U3 small nucleolar RNA-associated protein 11, whose amino-acid sequence MSSLRNAIPRRTHKERAQPQQRKKFGLLEKHKDYVLRARAFHQKEDTLRKLREKAASRNPDEFYFKMVNTRMVDGIHRPKSEANKYTPEELMLMKTQDIGYVLQKVQSEKKKIERLNSALHTLDHQPENKHVYYAEDREEVKEIQSRQLEKKDSLTSVKVPGRIKKKTAASYRELEARQKRVQNLEKLYSDMALQKELQKSGRKRRLREDEIVQPTSRPVYKWRAERKR is encoded by the exons ATGTCGTCTCTGAGGAACGCTATCCCTCGAAGGACTCACAAAGAGCGAGCTCAGCC CCAACAAAGAAAGAAGTTTGGGCTTCTCGAGAAGCATAAGGATTATGTCCTGCGAGCACGGGCATTCCACCAGAAGGAAGATACTCTGAGG AAATTAAGGGAGAAGGCAGCTTCTAGAAATCCAGATGAGTTCTACTTCAAGATGGTTAACACACGAATGGTTGATGGGATTCATAGACCCAA GAGCGAAGCAAACAAGTACACACCGGAGGAGCTCATGCTGATGAAGACACAAGATATTGGATATGTTCTTCAGAAAGTTCAAAGTGAAAAGAAG AAAATTGAAAGATTAAATTCTGCCCTTCATACACTGGATCATCAGCCTGAGAACAAGCATGTGTATTATGCAGAGGATAG AGAAGAAGTCAAAGAAATACAATCTAGACAATTGGAAAAGAAGGATTCACTTACTTCTGTAAAGGTTCCAGGTCGTATAAAAAA GAAAACAGCTGCATCTTACAGAGAACTGGAAGCAAGGCAGAAAAGGGTTCAAAACCTGGAAAAGCTCTACTCCGATATGGCCTTGCAAAAGGAATTGCAG AAATCTGGCAGAAAGCGTAGACTTCGTGAAGATGAAATTGTTCAACCCACGAGTAGACCCGTGTATAAATGGCGCGCAGAACGCAAGCGTTAG